GCATGATGCCCACGGAGAGCACCACCAGATCGAAGATGTCCTCCACCGCTTCGCTGTTGCCTTCAGTTGCCATGAAACGGGTGCGGATGCGGTCGTCGTCGGTCTTGTACATGTCCACGGGAATGTTGCGGACAAATTTCATTTCGTCTTTGCACTGCTGGTAGAAGACGGGGAAATCGTTGCCCGTGTTCTGGATATCCATATAAAAGATGGTGATGTCCAGCTCGGGGTCCTTGTATTTCATGGACTGGGCCGTTCTCAGGGCATAGGGGCAGCAGACCTGGCTGCACCAAAGGTTGCCGAGACGTTCGTCGCGGCTGCCCACGCACTGGATGAAGGCGACTTTCTTGGGCGGCTTGCCGTCCGAGGGGCGCAGCACCGTGCCGTTGGCCCGCTTGCCGCTCTCCAGATCCATGCCGCTGACGACGTTTTCCAGTTCCGCATAGCGATAGGTGGATTTGATTTTAGGGTCGAAGGGGGTAAATCCAGTGGATACCACCACGGCGTCTACTTCCAGGCTGTCTAAACTGCCGGTGGTTTCCGGGTTGAGGCTGCCGTCGTCCAGATAGAATTTGGCATTGTTCAACGAATAGCCTTTGACTGCGGCGCAGCCGGTGGGGTTGGCCGTATACCCGCCTTCGCAGGCCTTGGCGTCCCTGGCGGCATCCGATTTTTTCAGGCTGACTTTAAAGTTGCCGTTTTTGTTTATTCCGGCCACCTCTGTGGCCAGATAGACGCTGATGGCCGGTTCGTTGACCACGTTTTTCAGCATGCTTTCCACGGCGCAGGCCCCGCACTGGCGGCATTCGTCCGTGGCCTTGCAGGCATATTGGATGGCGTTGCCGCCCAGGAAATCGGCCTTTTCCACCAGCGCGACCTGCGCGCCGGCGCCCGCCAATTCCCAGGCTGCCGTCAGACCGGCGATCCCGCCCCCAATGACCATGACTTTTTTAGATTGAGTACTCACTTGAAAACTCCTTTGGTGATCCTTGGTTGACTTTGGATGGTCGGTGCTGATTATACCTCGGGTCTGGGCAGGACTTTTGCCCGTTCAGCAATCTCCGGCACCTTGTGCTCCCATTCGATGGCCATGAGATGAACGCCGGCGACGCCTTTCATCTCCTTGAACTCTTCGATCTGCTCGCAGGCGATCTTGATGCCCTCGTCGGCCACTTTTTTCTTGTCCACCCCCTGCAGGCGCTTGATGATCTCGTTGGGGACGTCCATGCCGGGCACCTTGAGCTGCATGTAGCGCGCCATACCGACGCTCTTCATGGGGGTGACCCCGGCCAGGATGTAGACCTTTTCGGTGAGTCCCATGTCCACGGCCTCTTTGACCCACTTGCGCATGCGGTCCATGTTGTAGATGCACTGGGTCTGGATGAAATCCACCCCGGCCTTGACTTTCTTGGCCAGGCGCTGGACCCGCCATTCGTAGGGTTCGGCAAAGGGGTTGGCCGCGCCGCCGATGAAAATTTGGGGCGGCCCGTCAATGTCCGCTCCCCCCAGGAACTTGGCTTCGTCGCGCATCTTTTTGACCGTACCGATGAGTTGGGTGGAGTCGATGTCGAACACGCCCTTGGCCTGGGGATGATCGCCGAACTGCTGGTGATCGCCGGACAGGCAGAGCAGGTTGCGAATTCCCAGGGCCGAGGCGCCCAGGATGTCGGCCTGCATGGCCAGCCGGTTGCGGTCCCGGCAGACCATCTGGTAGTTGGGTTCCAGCCCCTCTTGGATGGCGATCAGCGAGGCGGCCCAGCTGGACATTCTCACCATGGCGGTCTGGTTATCGGTAATATTGACGGCATCCACATTGCCGACCAGGTGTTTGGCTTTTTCGCGAACCGCCTCCACGTTGGATCCGCGGGGCGGTCCCAACTCTCCGGTGAAGGCAAAATGACCGGCACGCAGTATCTTTTCCAAATTGCTTCCTGATTTCATATGGGAATCCCTCTATTGATTTGTTCCGTTTTTAGTTTGGGGTTGCCGGTCACTCGGCTATTTGATGCCGAAGGCGGCCAGGCGTTCCTTGTAACCCGGCTGAATGATGGTTCGGGGGGTCTGGTTCCGCCAGTCGGTGGGCGGGCAGATTTCGATGATGTTTTCCAGCCGGCCCTGCTTGGCCAACCGTTCGTGGATGCGATGCCAGGCGCAAGGCTGATCGGTGTTGATTTCGCAGCTGCCCTTGTTGGTCCCGCCGCAGGGACCGTTGAACAGGCCTTTGGCGCACATGGTGACCGGGCAGATGCCGGCGGTCATGCCCAACACGCAGGTGCCGCACGCCCGGCATTTCTCTTCGTACCACCCCACTTCTCGGTTGACGCCGATGAAACTCGTGTTGACGCCGGGAAACACAGGGATTTCGGGGAAGCGTTCGGCGATGAACTGGATGCCGGCACCGCAAGCCATGGAGATGATGGCGTCGTATTCGTCCACGATGCCGTCCAGTTCTTCCAGAAATTCCATGTCGCACTGCCGCTCGACGGTGGCGGCGCCGGTTTCGATGGGGTTGCCTTCCATGCGGCGCGCGATTTTCAGTTCGGAGTTGAGAACTCCAACCTCCTTTTCGCCGCCTGCCAGGCAAACTGCCACGCAGGTGCCGCACCCCACGGTCAGGACCTTATTATAGTCCTTGACCATGGCTCCGACCTCTTCCAAGGGCTTTCGTTCCGCAACAATCATTAGACAATCCTCCTGTTTCTCATGGCATGGGGAGTTGCCATGAATGATGATAATGCCTCACGCATGATTATGATAAGGGGGGCATGAAACACAGATATGCGCCAAGCTGGGAAAATAACCTGAGCGAAGCGATTCTGTCAATATAAAGGATTCGTTTTTTAGCTATCGGCGGTAAATCGACGTAAAATGAATGTAGGCTCATTCAGGTTGCGAAATAGACCGAATAAAATCGGAAGCCGTTTCAACCGGGTGCTTGTAACGGGTAATTATCCCAATTTTTATAGTTAGATAGGCGGCGATCAGCTTGGGACCGCTTTTTCGGATTTTTTCATGTTAAGGCTTGACAGCGGGTTTTTTTCTTTGATAAATGAATGAATATTCATTCAGAAAGATTCGTTTCCGGGAGGTTTGCCATCGTCGCGAAAAAGAAAAATATGGCCAAATACCAGCGCATTCTCGATGCCGCCATATCGGTATTTGCCGAACAGGGGTTTTTTCAGTCGACGATCGCCCAGATTGCAAAAGAGGCGGGTGTGGCCGATGGCACCATCTACCTCTACTTTAAAAACAAAGATGATATCCTGATTCAGTTCTACCAGTACAAAACCCGTCAGATCTTCGAGCGTTTCCGGGAGGCCGTCAGCAAGCCGGCAAGCGCCGAAGAAAAATTGAGATGCCTGATCCGGGTCCACCTCCAGGAGTTTCAGGAAGACCGTAATATGGCCATTGTGTATCAGGCCGAAACCCACCAGAACCGAACCCTGGGAACCGAACTCATCAAAGAGATGTCTAAAATGTACCGGGATCTTATCTCCGAGATTGTCGAACTCGGTCAGGAAGAGGGTTCCATTCGAAGAGACCTGTACATGGGGTTGGTCAAACGTTTCATCAACGGGGCCGTGGATGAAGTGATCAACTCCTGGATCCACTCGGGCGGCAAATACGATCTGGTAACCATGGCCGATCCCCTGGTGGATTTGTTTATCATGGGGATTGGCGTGAACCGTCAATAGCAGTCGATAAATCGCACAAACAACCGGATTTCGCCGCAGTATTTCCTTTTTTCGGCGGATCCACCAGTCAACAAGGAGATGACAGACCATGGCACAGGTAATCGCTGACAGGAGAGATGTTGATTTCGTGCTTCATGAGCAGCTGAACGTCGGGGCGTTCAGCGAACATGAAAAGTACGCGGAGTTCAACAAGAAAACCGTCGATTTGATCATCAGTGAAGCCCGAAATCTGGCGGTTAAGGAGATCCTGCCGACCTTAAAGGAGGGGGACGAGCAGGGGTGCGTTTTCGAGGGCGGCAAGGTCACCGTACCGGAGAGCTTCAAGCGTGCATACGACCTGTTCGTCGAAGGGGAATGGCTGGCCATGCCGGAGGATCCCGAATACGGCGGGCAGGGGATGCCCCGTACCGTGGCGCTGGCTGCCGGCGACTATTTTAACGGCGCCAATTACGGGTTCATGATGTATCCGGGGCTGACCCACGGAGCCGCTTTGCTGGTGGAAGCCTTCGGCACCGAGAAACAGAAAAAATTGTTTCTCAAGAACATGTTCACCGGCAAATGGACCGGCACCATGCTGCTCACCGAGCCCGAGGCCGGCAGCGACGTGGGCAACTTGAGCACCACCGCCGTGAAGAACGACGACGGCACCTACTCCATCACCGGCAACAAGATTTTTATCTCCGCCGGCGAACACGACATGGTCGAGAATATCGTCCACCCGGTGCTGGCCCGCATCGAAGGCGCCCCCAAGGGCACCAAGGGGATTTCTCTCTTTCTGGTCCCCAAATACCGGGTCAACGACGACGGCAGCCTTGGCGAGTTCAACGACGTTGTCTGCACAGGCATCGAGCATAAAATGGGCATCAACGGCAACGCCACCTGCTCCTTGACCCTGGGCGGTAAGGGCCAGTGCATCGGCACCCTGCTGGGCGAGGAGAACAAAGGCATGCGGGCCATGTTCCTGATGATGAACGAGGCCCGCCTGCTGGTGGGTATGCAGGGTTTCTGCTGCGCCAGCGCCTCCTACCTGAACGCCGTCAACTACGCCCGGGAGCGTATCCAGGGCAAGAACCTGCTGCAGATGATGGATCCCGATGCACCCGGCGTGCCGATCATTCAACATCCGGACGTCCGGCGCATGCTCATTTCCATGAAGTCTTACGTCGAAGGCATGCGCAGCCTGCTCTACTATGCCGGCTACCTGACCGATAAAATCGCCATTTCCGACGACGACGGGGAAAAAGCGCGCCTTCAGGGCATGCTCGATCTGCTGATCCCCATCTGCAAGGGCTACGTCACCGACAAGGCCTTCGAAGTATGCAGCACGGGCGTACAGGTGTACGGCGGATATGGCTTCACCAAAGAGTATCCCCAGGAGCAGCTGCTGCGGGACTGCCGCATCACCATGATCTATGAAGGCACCAACGGCATTCAGGCCATGGACCTTCTGGGCCGCAAATTGGGCATGAACAAAGGCAAACCCATCATGGACCTGATGGGCGAGATCCAGAAAACGCTCGCCCGGGCCAAGGAAATCGAGGCCCTGCAGGATTACGCCGCCAGACTGGAAAAAGCCCTCAACCGGCTGGGCGAGGTCGCCATGCATCTGGGGGCCACGGCCATGTCTCCCAAGGTGATGAGCGCTTTTGCCTTCGCCCATCCGTTTATGGACGCCTCCGGCGACGTGGTCATGGCCTGGATGCTTCTGTGGCGCGCCGTTATCGCTGCCGAGAAGTTGGAGAAGGCCAAAAAGAAAGACAAGCCGTTCTATGAAGGCCAGATGAAGAGCGCCGAGTACTTCACTCAGGCGGTGCTTCCCGTTACCATGGGCAAGATGGACGCCATCATGGCCACCAGCGGCGCGGCTGTGGAGATCGGTGAGGATTCTTTCGGCGGGAAATAGATTTTTCTATCTACCGAAATCCGAGAACGACAAAAATAAAGCGGGGATTGCATGCGAATGCAATCCCCGTTCGTTTTCCCGACTGAAAAAAGCGAAGAGGGCTGCATGTACATGCAGCCCTCTTTTTTCTGGCGTGTTCGCAGGGCACGGCGCGCCGTGCCCCGACGTTATGGTAATTATTTTTTCTGCTGTTCCATGGCGCGCAGGTCCTTTTTCAGCACCTTGCCCACATTGGTCTTGGGCAGTTCATCGCGAAATTCGATTTCCGTGGGCCATTTGTATTTGGCCAGTTTGTCCTGGCAGTATTTCATCATTTCTTCGGCGGTTGCCGTCTGGCCTTCCTTGAGAACGATGAACACCTTGACCGCCTCGCCGCGCTTGGGATGAGGAACGCCGATGGCCGTAGCTTCCATCACTTTGGGGTGTTCGAAATAGATTTCCTCGATATCCCGGGGGTATACGTTGTATCCGCCGGAAATAATCATGTCCTTCTTGCGGTCCACAATGTAAAAGTAGCCGTCTTCGTCCATCTTGGCGATGTCGCCGGTGTGCAGCCATCCGTCGGTGATGGTTTCCGCCGTGGCGTCGGGGCGCTTCCAGTAGCCTTTCATCACCTGGGGGCCTTTTACCAGAAGCTCGCCGGTTTCGCCCACGGGAACGTCGGTGATGCCGTCGTCGAGACTGACGATGCGGGCCAGGGTGTCGGGAATGGGAAGGCCCACGCTGCCTACCTTGCGTTGGCCTTTAAACGGGTTGATATGGGTGACCGGCGTGGATTCGGTCATACCGAAACCCTCTACGATAATCGCCCCGGTCTTTTTCTCGAAGGCGTTGATCACTTCCAGCGGCAGCGGCGCGCTGCCGGAAAAGCAGCCCTTGATGGAGGTCAGATCCGTCTTGCCGATCTCGGGATGTTCGAGCATGCCGATGTACATGGTGGGTACCAGCGGGGCAAACGTGGGCTTGAATTTGCCGATGGCTTCCAGAAGCTGCGGCGGCTGCGGTTTGGGAACCAGAATGTTGCCCCAGCCTTTGTAGATGGCAAGGTTCATGGCCGTGGAAAGCCCGAAGACGTGAAAAAAGGGCAGCGCGCCGAGCATGATTTCGTCGCTGCCGAAAGCGGGGAACCAGGCGGTTACATGCTGCACCTGCTTGCTCAGGTTGGCATGGGTGAGCATGACGCCTTTGGAGACGCCGGTGGTTCCGCCGGTGTATTGATACATGGCCACATCGTCGAAGTTCAGCGTCGCCTGGGGCGGTTCGGGGGCGTATTGCGCCATGAGCGCCTTCCAGCGATACACATCGTCGGCGGCTTTAACGTCGGCAGCCAGCCCCTTTTTTTTGCCCACCAGCGGAAAGAGCAGGCTTTTGGGGAAGGGCAGATAATCGCCGATACTGGTGATGACGATCTGTTTGATCCCGGTTTTGGATCGCAGGTCGATCATACGGTTTCCCAAAAGGTCCAGGGTGATCAGCACTTTGGATCCGGAGTCGTTGAACTGGTGCTCCAGTTCGCGGTCGGAATAAAGCGGATTGTTCATAACGGCGATGGCGCCGATACGCATAATGGCATAATAGGCCGCCACGCAGGGGATGACATTGGGCAGCAGGATGGCGACGCTGTCTCCCTGCTTGACCCCGAAGTCGTTCAGGCAGTTGGCGAACCGGTCGACCATTTCGTCGAGGGCGGCATAGGTTAGCCGATACCCCTGAAATGTCAGCGCCATTTTATCCGGAAAGGCTTTAGCCGACCGTCTCAGGCAGTCCGGCAGACAGATGGTTTCGTATTGAACGTTTTCGGGGACTCCGGTTTCATAGTTGGTCAGCCACGGTTTGGATAGATACGGGTTGTCTGCGGTCACCTGAACCTCCTTTTTGCTTGTTTTTCTGATGCAATCAGTATAACTGAAACCCCTTATGCGATATAAAGCTGTTCAACAGCTGAATCAATTTTCAGTATTTATTGAAAAGAACCTCTTTTGTCAAGAAATTCTTAGGGTTATTTGTTTTTTTAGCGGGTTGTGGACCGGTCGGGCAACATCCTGTAATCAAGGGGTAAAAGAGTTGCGAACCTCCCGATATCCTTGCAGGGGCAGGGCGTCCCGGTCAAAAATTTTTCTTGACAGGTGGAGCCTCAGTGGGTAGAAACTGAATGAGTCCTCATTCATTTTTAAGTCGTCCCATGGAAAACCGATCTATTCAAGACCGAAGGGAGAACAAGGGAAGAACATGGAAAACGCGTTAATCGCTCCGGCTAAGTATTTTTTTCTTTTCATCCCCACCGTCGTGTTCTCGATTCTGATTCCTCTGGCGGGGGTCGTTGTGTTTACCTATATTATGGCTATCCGAATGGCTCCGCTGGTCAAGGCGGCGCCGGACAGCCGCTTCGACCGCCTCCCGCAGCGGTTATACAGCGTGCTGAAAATCTGGCTGGCCCAGTACCGCCAGCCGCGCTATATGGTGGCCGGTGTGGTGCATATCGTCATCTTCGCCGGTTTTTTGATTTTGAGCATCCGTTCCTGCTCGTTGGTAATCATCGGCGTCTTCCCGGATTTCGTCATGCCCGGTTTCGATGGGGTGATCGGCCATATCTATAACTTCCTGAAAGATTACGCCGCCACCGCAGTACTGGTCGCCTGCGCCATCGCCGCCTGGCGACGGGGCGTGGTCAAACCGGCCCGCTACGCCGTGCCGGCCAAGTACGGGCATGACCACACGGCCGAGGCCCTGTTTGTTCTGGGGCTGATTTCCACCCTGATGATTTCCGAAAGCCTGTTCGAAGCCAGCAGCGTGGCGGCCAACACCCAGGCGGGACTGCACGCCGAATTCCTGGCGCCCCTCAGTCTGGCCTGGCTGTTCAAAACGGCCCTTATTTCGGCATCTACGGACACGCTCCAGGCCATTCATATCGTGGCTTACTACATTCACGATCTGACCTTTTTCTTTTTCCTCTGCTTTTTGCCCCTGGGCAAACATTTCCATGTGATCACCTCCATTTTCAATGTGTTCTTCATGCGCCTGGCGCGCGGCAACATCAAGCCGGTGAAATACGGCATCAAGGATGACGACCTGGACGACCTGGAGTCCTTCGGCGTCAAGAAACTGGAAGATTTCACCTGGAAGCACATGCTCGATTTTTATTCCTGCGCCGACTGCGGTCGCTGCTCGGACAACTGCCCGGCCAACGCCGTGGGACGCCCCCTGTCGCCGCGCTTCATCTCCATTAAGGGGCGGGATCTGATGTTCAAGAACTATCCCATCTATCCTTACGGCGCACCGTTCAAGAAAAGCGAAAACCTCATTGGCACCATCTACGAGGAGGACGAGATCTGGTCCTGTACCACCTGCGGTGCCTGCGAGCAGGAGTGCCCCCTGGGTATTGAGTACATCGACAAGATCGTCGATATGCGCCGCGGCATGGTGGATGAGGGCATGGTCCCCCAGAGCCTGCAAAAGCCTTTGAAGGCGTTGGAAAAACGCGGCAACCCCTGGGGCAAAATGGAGAAGAAGCGGGCGGAATGGACCAAGGAACTGCCCGAAGACGTCAAGGTCAAGGATCTGGCCACGGAGAAGGCCGAGGCTCTTTACTTCGTGGACAGCATTACTTCCTACGACGACCGTATGCAGGCGATCGGCCAGGCCACCGCCACCATTTTGTCCAGGGCTGGTTCCGATTTCGGTATCCTGGGCAAGCTGGAGAAGGACAGCGGCAACGAGATCCGGCGTTTTGGCGAAGAGATGCTCTTTCAGACCATGAAGGAGATGAACACCGAAGCCATCGTTGAAAGCGGCGTCAAGCACATCATCACCGCCGATCCCCACGCCTACAACGTCCTGAAAAACGACTACAAAGGGCTGCCGCCGGTGGAGCACATCAGCCAGTTCATTGCCCGCAATGTCAAAAGCGGCGCCATTCGGATGAAAAGCGCCAACGGCGACGGGAAAGTATACACCTATCACGATCCTTGCTATCTGGGCCGGCATAACGATGTCTACGACGACCCCCGGGAGGTGCTGGACGCCATCGGCGGTTTGAAGCGCGTGGAAATGGAGCGCAGCCGCGACCGTTCCTTCTGCTGTGGCGGCGGCGGTCTGATGCTCTTCTACGAACCGGAAGAAGAGCAGCGCATGGGGGTCCTGCGCGTGGAGATGGCGGCCAAGGCCGGGGCCAATGTGATCGTGACGGCATGCCCATTCTGCCTGGTCAACATGGAAGACGCCATCAAGGTGGCCGGTCTGGAAGGCCAGATGGAGGCCATCGACCTGGCCGAACTGGTCGTCCAGCATATGGAATAGCAATGATTAACGTTGAAGTTTCAAGTTAGAATCCATAATTGAAACAGGGAGGGTACTATGGAGATTTTGGTATGTGTCAAACGGGTTCCTGATACCGCTGAGAACGAGATCGAAGTCAACGGCGACGGCAGCGATATCGAACGCGACGACCTGGTTTACTCGGTCAACGAGTGGGACAACTACGCGGTGGAAGAGGCCATCCAGATCCGCGACAATGTCGGCGGCAGCGTAACGGTTGTGACCGTGGGCGACGACGAGTCCGAAGAGGTGCTGCGCCGCGAGATGGCCATGGGCGCGGACAACGGGCTTCTGCTGACCGACGACGCCTTCGAAGGCTCTGACGGCAAAGGGATTGCCACGCTGCTCAAAGCGGCCGTAGAAAAGGGCAAGTACGACCTGATTCTCACCGGTGCCCAGGCCGACGACGGTGCCGGTGAAGTGGGCGGCATGCTGGCCGCCATGTTGGACTACCCCTACGCCTCGCTGGTCAACAAGATCGAGATGGACGGGGACAAGCTCAAGGTGGGCCGCGAGATCGAGGGCGGCAACCAGGAGATGAACAGCATCGAAATGCCTTGCGTGCTTTCGATCCAGACCGGCATCAACGAACCGCGCTACGTGGGCATCCGCGGCATCCGCAAGGTGGCCTCGGTGGAGATCCCCGAGATGGGCGCCGGTGACCTGGGCGTGGACGCAGCCAGCGTGGGCGCCGACGGCGCCAAGGTAAAACGCCTGGATTACTTCGTGCCCGAACTGGGCGAGGGCGCCGAGATGCTGGAAGGCAGCACCGAAGAAATCGTTGCCAAGCTGATTGAACTCTTGAAGGCCAAAGGAGGGTTGAAATAATGGCGGATATCTATGCATACATTACACATAAGGGCGGTGCGGCCGACGATTCGTCCCTGGAACTGGTGAATGCGGCCAAGAAAATCGATGCCGGCGCAGCCGTGACGGCCATCGTGACCGGATCGGGCGCCGATTGCGACAAGGTGGCCGACGAAGTGGCTGCCACCTATCCCAAGGTGTTCAAATACAGCAACGATGCGCTGGCCTACCCCAACGCCGAAGTGGTGCGCAAACTGCTGGTCAATGTGCTGCCGGCCGATGCCATCATCCTGATTCCCCATGACACCTTCGGCATGGACCTGGGCCCCGGCCTGTCCATCAAGCTGGATTCGGCTTTCGTCTCTGACGTGGTCGACATCGAAGGCGCCGACGGCGGCAGCCTGAAAGCGATCCGCCAGGAATACAGCGGCATGGTCAGCACTCACGTGAGCGCAGACATCTCTGCCGGTGCGGTGATCAACATCCGTCCCGGCGCCTTCGCCCCGGACGAGAGCAAATCCGCCGGCGGCAGCGTGGAAGACAAATCCGGCGATGCGGGCGACCTTTCCGCCAAGCGCACCTTCCTGGAAATCGTGGAAGCCGAAGTGGGCGACGTGGACATCACCAAGGAAGACGTGCTGGTTTCCGTGGGCCGCGGCATCGAAGACGAAGAGAACATCGAGATTGCCCAGGATCTGGCCAAGGCCATGGGCGCGGTGGTCTCCTGCTCGCGTCCCATCGTGGATGCCAAGTGGCTGGAAAAATCCCGCCAGGTGGGTACCAGCGGCCAGACGGTCAAACCCAAGGTGTACATGGCCTGCGGTATTTCCGGCAGCTTCCAGCACATGGGCGGGATCAAGGGATCTCCGTTCATCGTGGCCATCAACAAGAACGTCAAGGCCCCCATCTTCCAGGTGGCCGATGTGGGCATCGAAGCCGACATCCTCGAATTCCTGCCTGAACTGACCGAGGCCATCGAAGAACTGTAATTCGACTGGCGCTTTATCAACCCGGCGTTCCCTGTATATGATGCAGGGGCGCCGGTTTTTTATCCCCGTTATTTCTGCCGTTGTCTTTCCAACTGATATTTTCTGGAATACTTCGTTAATGCGGCCGCATCGGGCCGTCGTTTTCAGGCATCCCATGGACAGCGGCAGAAGCCGAGCCACCCACGGTTCAGGGCCCGCGTTGTACTTGACATAAAAGGGTCCTTGGCATACATCCATGCTTCATCAGATTTCGGCGCCGGTCCATTGTTGCCGGCGGCTGCAATACAACAGGAACGCATCGATGAAGGTGACCGGAGGTATAGCGGATCCATTCATGCACAGGTTCGTCCGTCTGGCGATTGCCGGGCTGGTATTCTGTTATGCCGTCATTGCCCCGCTGCCTGGCTATACCGAAGAAGGGGAAAAACAGGTTGCGCACCTTTATTTTGCCGATGCCAAGAAGCCTTTTCTTGTCGGCGAAGAGCGGGTGCTGATCGACTCCGGCGACCCGGCTGTTTACGCAAGGCAGATTGTCCAGGAGTTGATCAATGGCCCCGCCGGTGGAAAATGGGCCACCATTCCACGGGGTACCCGGCTGCGATCTTTCTTTTTGCTGGAAGATGGGACGGCGGTGGTGGATTTTTCCAATCATTTCCGAAAAAATCATCCCGGCAGTTGCCGTTTGGAACAATTGACCCTATTTTCTGTGGTCAATTCACTGGTCCTCAATGTACCGGCAATTGACCGGGTAAAAATATTGATTGACGGCGCCGAGACTGAAACGCTGGCAGGCCACGTTGCGCTCGAATTTCCTTTAACTGCGGATATGTTGCTGACAAGATGAAAAAAAAAGACACAATCGACAATATACGAAATATTGGCATTATCGCCCATATCGATGCCGGCAAGACGACGGTTACCGAGCGGATCCTGTATTATACCGGGCGCAGCCATAAAATCGGCGAAGTTCACGACGGCGAAGCGGTGATGGACTGGATGGTTGACGAACAGGAGCGGGGGATCACCATCACCTCCGCGGTCACGACCTGCCAGTGGAACGGCAAGGACATTCAGATCATCGACACGCCGGGGCACGTGGACTTCACCATCGAGGTGGAGCGCAGCCTGCGCGTGCTGGATGGTGCCGTGGGCGTTTTTTGTGCCGTGGGCGGTGTGGAACCGCAATCGGAGACGGTCTGGCGCCAGGCCGACCGCTACAAGGTTCCCAAAATCGCTTTCGTCAACAAACTGGATCGGATAGGTGCCGATTTTTTCAACACCGTTGAGATGATGCGCGAACGGCTCAAAGCCAAACCGCTGATTCTTCAGATCCCGGTGGGCGTCGAAGACGGATTTTCCGGTGTCATCGATCTTGTCCGCATGCAGCAGATTCAATGGGACGACGATACCCTGGGGGCCAGCTACAGCACCGGGGAGATCGATGCCGATCTGCAAGACGATGCCAGGATGCATCGCGAGCAATTGTTGGAAACTTTGGCCGA
This window of the uncultured Desulfosarcina sp. genome carries:
- a CDS encoding GerMN domain-containing protein; translated protein: MHRFVRLAIAGLVFCYAVIAPLPGYTEEGEKQVAHLYFADAKKPFLVGEERVLIDSGDPAVYARQIVQELINGPAGGKWATIPRGTRLRSFFLLEDGTAVVDFSNHFRKNHPGSCRLEQLTLFSVVNSLVLNVPAIDRVKILIDGAETETLAGHVALEFPLTADMLLTR
- a CDS encoding electron transfer flavoprotein subunit alpha/FixB family protein, producing MADIYAYITHKGGAADDSSLELVNAAKKIDAGAAVTAIVTGSGADCDKVADEVAATYPKVFKYSNDALAYPNAEVVRKLLVNVLPADAIILIPHDTFGMDLGPGLSIKLDSAFVSDVVDIEGADGGSLKAIRQEYSGMVSTHVSADISAGAVINIRPGAFAPDESKSAGGSVEDKSGDAGDLSAKRTFLEIVEAEVGDVDITKEDVLVSVGRGIEDEENIEIAQDLAKAMGAVVSCSRPIVDAKWLEKSRQVGTSGQTVKPKVYMACGISGSFQHMGGIKGSPFIVAINKNVKAPIFQVADVGIEADILEFLPELTEAIEEL
- a CDS encoding (Fe-S)-binding protein, translating into MENALIAPAKYFFLFIPTVVFSILIPLAGVVVFTYIMAIRMAPLVKAAPDSRFDRLPQRLYSVLKIWLAQYRQPRYMVAGVVHIVIFAGFLILSIRSCSLVIIGVFPDFVMPGFDGVIGHIYNFLKDYAATAVLVACAIAAWRRGVVKPARYAVPAKYGHDHTAEALFVLGLISTLMISESLFEASSVAANTQAGLHAEFLAPLSLAWLFKTALISASTDTLQAIHIVAYYIHDLTFFFFLCFLPLGKHFHVITSIFNVFFMRLARGNIKPVKYGIKDDDLDDLESFGVKKLEDFTWKHMLDFYSCADCGRCSDNCPANAVGRPLSPRFISIKGRDLMFKNYPIYPYGAPFKKSENLIGTIYEEDEIWSCTTCGACEQECPLGIEYIDKIVDMRRGMVDEGMVPQSLQKPLKALEKRGNPWGKMEKKRAEWTKELPEDVKVKDLATEKAEALYFVDSITSYDDRMQAIGQATATILSRAGSDFGILGKLEKDSGNEIRRFGEEMLFQTMKEMNTEAIVESGVKHIITADPHAYNVLKNDYKGLPPVEHISQFIARNVKSGAIRMKSANGDGKVYTYHDPCYLGRHNDVYDDPREVLDAIGGLKRVEMERSRDRSFCCGGGGLMLFYEPEEEQRMGVLRVEMAAKAGANVIVTACPFCLVNMEDAIKVAGLEGQMEAIDLAELVVQHME
- a CDS encoding electron transfer flavoprotein subunit beta/FixA family protein, which translates into the protein MEILVCVKRVPDTAENEIEVNGDGSDIERDDLVYSVNEWDNYAVEEAIQIRDNVGGSVTVVTVGDDESEEVLRREMAMGADNGLLLTDDAFEGSDGKGIATLLKAAVEKGKYDLILTGAQADDGAGEVGGMLAAMLDYPYASLVNKIEMDGDKLKVGREIEGGNQEMNSIEMPCVLSIQTGINEPRYVGIRGIRKVASVEIPEMGAGDLGVDAASVGADGAKVKRLDYFVPELGEGAEMLEGSTEEIVAKLIELLKAKGGLK